A portion of the Gossypium arboreum isolate Shixiya-1 chromosome 8, ASM2569848v2, whole genome shotgun sequence genome contains these proteins:
- the LOC108468419 gene encoding anther-specific protein LAT52-like, which yields MANIPIIIILFVAFCVSTFFNFANAVGMTFIVVGHVYCDTCGVEFETTLSQSIGEAIVKLECRNSIDQSYTYQSKDIVVDKRGNYEIEVMGDYEESDCNVILVRSPSQDCNDPIEKWRKARVVLTTTDGVRGNVRFANTLGFKKRTSHLGCNKFLKKWGYFEL from the exons atggcAAACATTCCTATAATCATCATTCTTTTCGTTGCATTTTGTGTTTCGACCTTCTTCAACTTCGCCAATGCTGTAGGAATGACGTTCATTGTTGTAGGTCATGTTTACTGTGACACTTgtggtgttgaatttgaaaccACGCTCAGTCAAAGCATTGGTG AAGCTATAGTGAAGCTAGAATGCAGGAACAGTATTGATCAATCCTATACCTATCAGAGCAAAGACATAGTCGTTGATAAGAGGggaaattatgaaatcgaagtgATGGGCGATTATGAGGAATCAGATTGCAACGTCATCCTGGTCAGGAGTCCCAGTCAAGATTGCAATGATCCCATCGAAAAGTGGAGGAAAGCTAGGGTGGTCCTCACCACAACGGATGGCGTTAGGGGCAATGTGCGCTTTGCCAACACTCTTGGGTTCAAGAAAAGGACATCTCATCTTGGTTGTAATAAATTCTTAAAGAAATGGGGTTATTTTGAGCTTTAA